A single window of Coleofasciculus sp. FACHB-1120 DNA harbors:
- a CDS encoding NAD(P)/FAD-dependent oxidoreductase has translation MSLDVIVIGSGIGGLTAGALLARYGKRVLVCESHAIAGGAAHSFSRQGFHFDSGPSFYCGLTPESGLNPLQQVLEVLGESLQAVRYDPMGHYHFPEGTFPVYSNAERYRQAVAEITPQGARELEQFEKRLLPLYESLRGIPTIALRADWQIIQVILGQYLPSVLKLLPHLRIVQGSVGDVMDREVRDPWVRRLIDLECFLLSGLKAHGTIAPEVAFMLGERSRAGVEYPIGGSGAIVDALVRGLKRWGSELKLNAHVEQILIQSGKVTGIKLKNGEVINAPVVISNATLWDTYTKLLHPEDLPQSYRQHSLETPAVDSFMHLHLGIRAEGLGNLTGHHVVVHDASKDITEPGNTCMISIPSVWDANLAPVGHHVVHAYTLEPYEGWRRDEGYEERKKERSQSLLGALETVIPDIRDRIVLELIGTPLTHAYYLRRYQGTYGPAIAAGKGIFPGTQTPISGLYRVGDSTMPGIGVPAVAASGILCANTLVTPQETAKLLEI, from the coding sequence ATGAGTTTAGATGTAATTGTTATCGGTAGCGGAATTGGCGGTTTAACAGCAGGGGCGTTACTTGCCCGTTACGGAAAACGGGTGCTAGTGTGCGAAAGTCACGCGATCGCTGGTGGTGCTGCACACAGTTTCTCGCGGCAGGGATTTCATTTTGACTCTGGCCCCTCATTTTATTGCGGACTCACCCCTGAAAGCGGTCTAAATCCATTACAGCAAGTGTTAGAAGTTCTGGGAGAATCGTTGCAAGCTGTTCGCTACGATCCTATGGGACATTATCATTTTCCTGAAGGCACTTTTCCCGTTTACAGTAATGCTGAACGCTATCGGCAAGCTGTTGCTGAAATTACGCCTCAAGGTGCCAGAGAATTAGAACAATTTGAAAAACGTCTACTACCTCTTTACGAATCGCTGCGGGGGATTCCTACTATTGCTTTGAGAGCAGACTGGCAGATAATACAAGTAATTTTGGGGCAATATTTACCATCTGTATTGAAACTGCTACCGCATCTAAGAATCGTCCAAGGTTCTGTTGGCGATGTGATGGATCGAGAGGTGCGAGATCCTTGGGTGCGGCGCTTAATTGACTTGGAGTGTTTTTTACTTTCTGGACTTAAGGCGCACGGTACAATTGCCCCAGAGGTGGCATTTATGTTGGGAGAACGTTCTCGCGCTGGTGTCGAGTATCCGATTGGGGGAAGTGGCGCAATTGTGGATGCTTTGGTGCGTGGTTTAAAGCGTTGGGGTAGCGAATTGAAATTGAATGCCCATGTTGAGCAAATATTAATTCAATCAGGCAAAGTAACAGGCATTAAGTTAAAGAATGGTGAAGTTATTAACGCGCCTGTAGTAATTTCTAACGCTACCCTTTGGGATACTTATACTAAGTTATTGCACCCCGAAGATTTGCCGCAATCTTATCGTCAGCATTCTCTAGAAACCCCGGCGGTTGATAGCTTTATGCACTTACATTTAGGCATCCGCGCTGAGGGTTTGGGAAATCTGACCGGACATCATGTGGTAGTTCACGATGCGAGTAAAGATATTACCGAACCGGGGAATACTTGCATGATTTCTATCCCTTCAGTGTGGGATGCTAATCTTGCACCAGTGGGACATCATGTGGTTCACGCCTACACGTTGGAACCTTACGAGGGATGGCGACGAGATGAAGGGTATGAGGAGAGGAAAAAAGAGCGATCGCAATCTCTATTGGGTGCGTTAGAGACAGTGATTCCGGATATACGCGATCGCATTGTCTTAGAACTTATCGGTACACCGTTAACTCACGCTTACTACTTACGCCGCTACCAGGGAACATATGGTCCTGCAATTGCAGCCGGTAAAGGGATATTTCCAGGAACACAAACGCCGATTTCGGGATTGTATCGCGTAGGAGATAGCACAATGCCAGGAATTGGCGTTCCGGCAGTTGCTGCTTCGGGAATTTTGTGTGCGAATACTTTAGTAACTCCCCAAGAAACGGCAAAATTATTGGAAATTTGA
- a CDS encoding Uma2 family endonuclease has translation MVQHNPETRLPTSAELPCSDDTPVDNEDQNFIPNFLLFLLEFIWGNRLDWYFGVDMGVYHTTGVNPRVPVVPDGFLSLGVERRKDNGSRSSYVLWEENSIAPIFVLEIVSHTYGGEYDTKMAIYANLGVLYYVIYNPNFWRRDQEQPFEVYRLVNGVYHLQIGEPFWMPEIGLGLGRFVAQVGGIQREVLYWYDAQGVRYQTAEELTEIERNQRELAQQQASEMAELLARYRDRFGDLTQG, from the coding sequence ATGGTACAGCACAACCCGGAAACTAGATTACCAACAAGCGCTGAACTTCCTTGTTCGGATGATACACCAGTGGATAACGAAGACCAGAATTTTATCCCGAATTTTCTATTATTCTTGCTAGAGTTCATTTGGGGTAATCGCCTTGACTGGTATTTTGGTGTAGATATGGGCGTCTATCACACGACAGGTGTGAATCCGAGAGTACCCGTGGTGCCAGATGGGTTTCTAAGTTTGGGAGTTGAACGGAGAAAAGACAATGGTTCGCGCTCTAGTTATGTTCTCTGGGAAGAAAATAGTATTGCGCCTATTTTTGTCTTAGAAATTGTCTCTCACACCTATGGGGGAGAATACGACACAAAAATGGCAATTTATGCCAATTTAGGTGTGTTGTATTATGTAATTTATAATCCGAATTTCTGGCGGCGCGACCAGGAACAACCTTTTGAAGTTTACCGTTTAGTAAATGGCGTATATCATTTACAAATCGGAGAACCATTCTGGATGCCAGAAATTGGTTTAGGACTTGGGCGATTTGTGGCTCAAGTCGGAGGCATACAGCGCGAGGTATTGTACTGGTACGATGCCCAAGGTGTGAGGTATCAGACTGCTGAGGAATTAACTGAAATTGAGCGAAATCAGCGGGAGTTAGCACAACAGCAAGCATCTGAAATGGCTGAGTTACTGGCGAGATATCGCGATCGCTTTGGTGACTTAACCCAAGGGTAA
- a CDS encoding tetratricopeptide repeat protein yields the protein MFIFTQLLNSLISSNEAMHYGYKAITVIGTAALLSGGTTVIYAQTQPLLFPQHSFPSTLIVAQSSAEDLFNRGMEKYNQENYSGAFNDFTAAIRQDTNLAKAYYSRGLARRKLGDNQGAIADYTELLKRNPQNADAYLNRGVVYADQKKYREAIEDYTKALNLDQKNAIAYYNRGNARSALGNRREAVEDYSKAIQLQPKDATAYVNRGNARVQLGETQEAIADFTKALSLNPNLVAAYYNRGIIQRRLGNIKEAIADYNQAIQRDPNNAAAYYNRAIAHQQIGNPQAAIADYTEAISISPNFAKAYGNRGLLRYETGDATGASEDLQAAVRLFSEQGLTADSQKALALLRQLK from the coding sequence ATGTTTATTTTCACCCAGTTACTTAATTCCCTAATTTCTAGTAATGAAGCGATGCACTACGGATATAAAGCTATCACCGTTATAGGAACTGCCGCCTTACTTAGTGGAGGGACGACAGTTATCTATGCACAGACTCAGCCCCTATTGTTTCCTCAGCACTCTTTCCCTAGCACTCTTATAGTGGCTCAGTCGAGTGCAGAGGACTTATTCAATCGGGGGATGGAGAAGTATAACCAAGAAAACTATAGCGGCGCTTTCAATGATTTCACCGCTGCAATTCGCCAGGATACCAACCTGGCTAAAGCCTACTACAGCCGAGGGTTGGCAAGGCGGAAGCTAGGAGATAATCAGGGAGCGATCGCAGATTACACGGAGTTGCTGAAGCGAAATCCCCAGAATGCCGATGCCTACCTCAACCGGGGTGTCGTTTATGCTGACCAAAAAAAGTATCGGGAAGCGATTGAGGATTACACCAAGGCGCTGAATCTCGACCAGAAAAATGCGATCGCTTATTACAACCGGGGGAACGCCCGCAGTGCGCTAGGAAATCGTAGAGAAGCCGTTGAAGACTACAGCAAAGCGATTCAGCTTCAGCCTAAGGATGCCACCGCCTACGTGAATCGGGGGAATGCTCGCGTTCAACTGGGAGAAACCCAGGAAGCGATCGCTGATTTTACAAAGGCTCTAAGTCTCAACCCCAATCTAGTAGCAGCTTATTACAATCGCGGGATTATCCAACGGCGACTGGGAAATATCAAAGAAGCGATCGCGGATTACAACCAAGCTATCCAGCGCGATCCCAACAATGCAGCAGCTTACTACAATCGAGCGATCGCCCATCAGCAAATCGGCAATCCTCAAGCAGCCATTGCCGACTATACCGAGGCGATCTCTATTTCTCCCAACTTTGCTAAAGCTTATGGCAACCGGGGGCTGCTGCGCTACGAAACCGGCGATGCTACAGGCGCAAGTGAGGATTTACAAGCCGCTGTGCGACTTTTCTCCGAGCAAGGACTAACCGCTGACTCTCAAAAAGCACTGGCGCTGCTTAGACAGTTAAAATAG
- a CDS encoding GNAT family N-acetyltransferase — translation MGQEIYIREAFPEEDSLIAEHFYQMWLDNDVPSDSIESDWLDITLQFIEGARKERCYKAFVAEVDGRAIASASCQLFAGLYPHILKPEYRNYGYIWGVYVEPPHRRQGLAKKLTLCAIDHLKSLNCTRVILHASPSGKPVYSSLGFSETNGMRLDLM, via the coding sequence ATGGGACAAGAAATCTATATCAGAGAGGCTTTTCCAGAGGAAGATTCCCTAATTGCTGAACATTTTTATCAAATGTGGCTGGATAATGATGTTCCTTCTGACTCTATTGAGTCAGACTGGCTCGACATTACCCTCCAGTTTATAGAAGGCGCTCGAAAAGAGCGATGTTACAAAGCTTTTGTCGCGGAGGTTGATGGTAGAGCGATCGCTTCAGCCAGTTGTCAGCTGTTTGCTGGTCTTTACCCGCATATCCTCAAACCGGAATATCGCAACTATGGATACATCTGGGGAGTTTACGTTGAACCGCCTCACCGCAGACAGGGACTTGCCAAAAAACTCACACTTTGTGCAATCGACCATCTGAAATCGCTTAACTGCACAAGGGTTATCCTACACGCCTCTCCATCAGGTAAGCCAGTTTACTCTAGTCTTGGGTTCAGTGAAACTAACGGGATGCGGCTAGATTTGATGTGA
- a CDS encoding aminotransferase class I/II-fold pyridoxal phosphate-dependent enzyme, translated as MDLAIALDSNAIPLHRQLYEELRQAILSGRLAPKERIPSTRSLSKSLGISRTTVTQSYEQLLSEGYIQTIVGSGTFVCDQLPDLMLRSTPVESQEKIARPLCKLSKYGIGLSHTDVSLRSVLDTAISFRYGRPAFDKFPMQLWRKLLLSHCRKGSSWLDYTTDPQGHRPLREAIARYLSRSRAVQCDPDSVIMTNGTQQALYMVMRLLIDPGDAIAIEDPGYLSARRIFLSQGAKLLPIGVDESGLLVKDLAAATEPIKLVYVTPSHQFPTGAILSLPRRLELLSWAHSTGAMIIEDDYDSEYRYGDRPIPALQGLDESDSVLYIGTFSKVLFPSLRIGYLVLPQNLVSIFTRAKWLSDRQLPLLEQYILTDFIEEGHLERHLRRMRSHYDQCRSVLVQALKAHFGEQATILGEKAGIHLMVRLFTSFSDEEIIHRAAKVGVGMMSAQPHYLKAHRPGEFIFGYSELTLPQIEEGISRLAEVLK; from the coding sequence ATGGATTTAGCGATCGCCCTCGACAGCAATGCAATACCCTTACATCGACAGCTATACGAAGAACTGCGTCAAGCTATTTTGAGCGGACGTTTAGCGCCTAAAGAGCGCATTCCTTCAACGCGATCGCTCTCCAAATCTTTAGGGATTTCTCGTACTACCGTTACCCAAAGTTATGAGCAACTGCTCAGCGAAGGCTATATCCAAACCATCGTAGGTTCTGGGACGTTTGTCTGCGATCAACTCCCCGACTTGATGCTGCGAAGTACGCCTGTTGAGTCTCAAGAGAAGATTGCTCGTCCACTTTGCAAGCTGTCCAAGTATGGGATAGGTTTATCCCATACGGATGTCTCTTTGAGGAGTGTACTCGACACCGCGATTAGCTTTCGCTACGGACGACCTGCTTTTGATAAATTTCCAATGCAACTGTGGCGCAAGCTGCTGTTGAGTCACTGTCGCAAAGGCTCCTCTTGGCTGGACTATACAACCGATCCGCAAGGACACAGACCTTTGCGAGAAGCGATCGCCCGTTACCTGTCTCGTTCTCGTGCGGTGCAGTGCGACCCCGACTCTGTAATCATGACCAATGGCACCCAGCAAGCGCTGTATATGGTGATGCGCTTGTTGATTGATCCGGGGGATGCGATCGCGATCGAAGACCCAGGCTACCTCAGCGCACGGCGAATCTTTCTCTCGCAGGGCGCTAAACTCTTGCCTATCGGTGTAGATGAGTCAGGCTTATTGGTCAAGGATTTAGCCGCTGCAACTGAACCGATTAAACTTGTCTACGTAACACCCTCTCACCAGTTTCCTACTGGGGCGATACTATCGCTTCCCCGGCGATTAGAGTTACTGTCTTGGGCGCACTCTACGGGGGCGATGATTATTGAAGATGATTATGACAGCGAATATCGCTATGGCGATCGCCCGATTCCCGCCTTGCAAGGGTTAGATGAAAGTGACTCGGTACTTTACATCGGGACTTTCTCGAAGGTGCTGTTTCCCTCGCTGCGGATTGGCTATTTAGTATTACCTCAGAATTTAGTATCAATCTTTACCCGCGCCAAGTGGTTGAGCGATCGCCAGTTACCGTTGTTAGAGCAGTATATCCTGACGGATTTTATTGAAGAAGGGCATTTAGAACGTCATCTCAGAAGAATGCGATCGCACTATGACCAATGTCGAAGCGTGTTAGTGCAGGCTTTAAAGGCTCACTTTGGGGAACAAGCGACTATTTTAGGCGAAAAGGCTGGAATTCATTTGATGGTGCGACTGTTCACCAGCTTTAGCGATGAGGAGATTATTCATCGTGCGGCGAAAGTGGGTGTGGGGATGATGTCCGCCCAACCTCATTATCTCAAAGCGCATCGCCCAGGCGAGTTTATCTTTGGTTACTCTGAACTCACTTTGCCACAAATTGAGGAGGGTATTAGCAGATTAGCTGAAGTTTTGAAATAG
- a CDS encoding ScaI family restriction endonuclease produces the protein MNNSPYEGLLVQEWQAKTLELIDQHPLDPNEIYEVVIQVWSEIFQSSITSRGYKIGVDFFPSPQVLGSFLHDLIPLEFAYRYPQIWRIQSNKYEKDLVYVPDDYFSIEIKTSSSKRNTYGNRSYTQKSSTVNPGTKTKSGYYLVINFQKLIISLLNPQINLVRFGWLDLDDWKGQKSQTGQQANLRPEVERYKLLKIPLQT, from the coding sequence ATGAATAACTCTCCCTACGAAGGGCTTTTAGTTCAAGAGTGGCAAGCCAAGACTCTAGAGCTGATAGACCAACACCCACTTGACCCTAATGAAATTTATGAAGTTGTAATTCAAGTATGGAGTGAAATTTTTCAATCAAGTATAACCAGTAGGGGATATAAAATTGGAGTAGACTTTTTTCCAAGTCCGCAAGTTTTAGGGTCGTTTTTACACGATCTCATACCATTAGAATTTGCCTATAGATATCCGCAAATCTGGCGCATTCAGTCAAATAAATACGAAAAAGACTTGGTTTATGTACCTGATGACTACTTCTCGATAGAGATTAAAACATCCTCTAGCAAGCGAAATACATATGGTAATCGTAGCTATACTCAAAAAAGCTCCACTGTAAATCCAGGAACTAAAACAAAATCAGGTTATTACCTTGTAATTAACTTCCAAAAATTAATTATTAGTTTATTAAACCCACAAATCAATTTAGTTAGATTTGGATGGCTGGATCTTGATGACTGGAAAGGACAAAAGTCACAAACTGGTCAGCAAGCCAATCTGAGACCTGAAGTAGAGCGTTACAAACTGTTAAAAATACCGCTCCAGAC
- a CDS encoding pyridoxamine 5'-phosphate oxidase family protein, with protein sequence MSSLEHEINEELTHTQRSTVKRLPQRADYERQVIYQILDEGLVCHVGFAVDGQPFVIPTAYGRVGDKLYIHGSPASRMLRSLSNGIEVCVTVTLLDGLVLARSAFHHSMNYRSVVIFGTAMIVDNPEEKLEALLAFTEHVIPGRWAEVRSPSRQEIQGTLVLSLPLNEASAKVRTGDPNDDEADYSLPVWAGVVPLQLTAAAPIADSRLQPEISLPDYVKNYTRVCER encoded by the coding sequence ATGAGTTCTTTAGAACATGAAATAAATGAGGAACTTACTCATACGCAACGCAGCACGGTCAAGCGTCTTCCTCAACGCGCAGATTATGAACGTCAGGTTATCTATCAAATTTTGGATGAAGGGTTGGTGTGCCATGTTGGATTTGCCGTAGACGGTCAGCCTTTTGTCATTCCTACTGCTTATGGGAGGGTGGGAGACAAGCTGTATATTCATGGATCGCCTGCTAGCCGGATGTTGCGATCGCTCTCCAACGGGATTGAGGTCTGCGTTACAGTCACCCTGCTTGATGGGCTGGTACTGGCGAGGTCTGCCTTCCACCACTCAATGAATTATCGCTCAGTTGTAATTTTTGGCACAGCGATGATTGTGGATAACCCTGAAGAAAAGCTGGAAGCACTCCTCGCCTTTACAGAACACGTAATACCGGGGCGATGGGCAGAGGTGCGATCGCCAAGTCGGCAGGAAATCCAAGGAACCTTGGTACTCTCCCTACCCCTAAATGAGGCATCAGCTAAGGTGCGGACTGGCGATCCTAACGATGACGAAGCAGACTACAGCTTACCCGTGTGGGCGGGTGTTGTTCCCCTGCAATTAACTGCTGCTGCGCCAATTGCAGATTCTCGTTTACAGCCGGAGATCAGCCTACCCGATTACGTAAAAAATTACACCCGTGTTTGCGAAAGGTAA
- the ribBA gene encoding bifunctional 3,4-dihydroxy-2-butanone-4-phosphate synthase/GTP cyclohydrolase II: MELSQSKDAQNRASSTQPFKFDAIDAALADLKAGRVVVVVDDESRENEGDLIGAAQFATPDMINFMAVNARGLICLALTGDRLDELDLPLMVSNNTDSNQTAFTVSIDAAPNMGVRTGISAEDRAVTIQVALNPSTQPNDLRRPGHIFPLRAREGGVLKRAGHTEAGVDLAKLAGLYPAGVICEIQNPDGSMARLPELIEYAKTHQLKIISIADLISYRLNHERFVCRETIAELPTQFGNFQIYAYRNSLDQSEHVAIVKGDPAEFSDHSVMVRMHSECLTGDALGSMRCDCRMQLQAALKMIQNAGSGVVVYLRQEGRGIGLVNKLKAYSLQDMGLDTVEANERLGFPADLRDYGVGAQILNDLGVKKIRLITNNPRKIAGLKGYGLEVVDRVPLLIEANDYNSIYLATKAKKLGHMLLQTYLITVALHWQDEPESVTKRYERLEKLRHLAKTHDLLLQEETRPVGIALFGTPSLTVHLGFDQPNLASPDWYQQAGHPYVRAIAQILDALSAWPQLEYLEFMVSTGIDPLTGLQIQLDRQNFPVSTLPSSVCDHLETQKIYSFQSGEG; this comes from the coding sequence GTGGAATTGTCTCAAAGCAAAGACGCGCAAAATCGCGCTTCTTCAACCCAACCGTTTAAATTTGACGCGATTGACGCCGCCTTGGCAGACCTGAAGGCTGGGCGGGTGGTCGTAGTAGTAGATGATGAGAGCCGGGAAAACGAAGGCGACTTGATTGGCGCGGCTCAGTTCGCGACGCCCGACATGATTAATTTCATGGCGGTGAATGCACGGGGTCTGATTTGTCTGGCGCTGACAGGCGATCGCCTGGATGAACTGGATCTGCCCTTGATGGTTAGCAACAACACCGACAGCAACCAAACTGCCTTCACCGTCAGCATCGACGCCGCACCGAATATGGGAGTTCGTACCGGCATCTCAGCGGAGGATAGGGCGGTGACGATACAAGTCGCCCTCAACCCATCGACCCAGCCGAATGACTTGCGCCGTCCCGGTCACATTTTTCCCTTGCGGGCGCGGGAAGGGGGCGTCCTGAAACGAGCCGGTCATACAGAAGCCGGAGTTGATTTGGCAAAATTGGCGGGATTGTATCCGGCTGGGGTCATCTGTGAAATCCAAAATCCCGATGGGTCGATGGCGCGGTTGCCAGAGTTAATCGAGTACGCCAAGACCCACCAACTGAAAATTATTAGCATTGCTGACTTAATTAGTTACCGCCTCAACCACGAACGGTTTGTCTGCCGCGAGACGATTGCTGAACTGCCGACTCAGTTTGGGAATTTTCAAATTTACGCCTACCGCAACAGCCTGGATCAATCCGAACACGTCGCCATTGTGAAGGGAGACCCAGCCGAGTTCTCAGACCACTCAGTGATGGTGCGAATGCACTCAGAATGCCTCACGGGTGATGCTTTAGGTTCCATGCGCTGCGACTGCCGAATGCAGCTACAAGCGGCGCTGAAAATGATTCAGAATGCCGGGTCGGGGGTTGTGGTTTACCTGCGCCAAGAAGGACGGGGAATTGGGCTGGTGAATAAATTGAAAGCTTACTCGTTGCAAGATATGGGGCTGGATACCGTCGAAGCAAACGAGCGCCTAGGTTTCCCTGCTGACTTGCGGGATTACGGGGTGGGGGCGCAAATTCTCAACGATTTGGGAGTAAAAAAAATTCGCCTGATTACGAATAATCCCCGCAAGATTGCAGGTTTAAAAGGGTACGGCTTAGAGGTGGTGGATCGGGTACCGCTGCTGATTGAGGCGAATGATTATAACTCGATCTATCTAGCGACCAAAGCGAAAAAGCTGGGTCATATGCTGTTGCAGACGTATTTAATCACCGTAGCGCTGCACTGGCAGGATGAGCCGGAGTCAGTCACAAAGCGCTACGAACGATTAGAGAAACTGCGGCATTTGGCAAAAACTCACGATTTGTTGTTGCAGGAAGAAACGCGACCTGTTGGGATCGCTTTGTTCGGCACGCCATCGTTAACTGTTCACTTGGGTTTTGATCAACCCAATCTGGCGTCACCCGATTGGTATCAGCAGGCAGGACATCCTTACGTCCGAGCGATCGCGCAAATTCTGGATGCTTTGAGCGCCTGGCCTCAGTTGGAATATCTGGAATTTATGGTTTCGACGGGAATAGACCCCCTAACAGGCTTACAAATCCAGCTAGACCGGCAGAACTTCCCCGTAAGTACCCTGCCTTCGTCGGTTTGCGACCATTTAGAAACCCAAAAAATCTACAGCTTTCAGAGTGGTGAGGGCTGA
- a CDS encoding helix-turn-helix transcriptional regulator: MVTNPELEKFGDQVRQLRKARGLSQEKLAELTDLHRTYIGGIERGERNVALVNIVRLARALRVSPSELLKEIE; the protein is encoded by the coding sequence ATGGTGACAAATCCTGAGCTAGAAAAATTTGGCGATCAAGTTCGGCAGTTGAGAAAGGCTCGCGGCCTTTCTCAGGAAAAACTGGCAGAACTAACAGATTTACACCGCACATACATTGGTGGTATTGAGCGGGGTGAGAGAAATGTTGCCTTAGTCAATATCGTCAGATTAGCAAGAGCTTTGCGTGTGTCACCAAGTGAATTGCTTAAAGAAATTGAATGA